A genome region from Clostridia bacterium includes the following:
- a CDS encoding cell division protein ZapA, translated as MAATEKESLNSHLEPAPEPTRVTVTILGGRYQLKGSDPEDYLTSLAQRLDERLTQAAEKYPNLPPSRLTMLVALNLLDELTKLQREYDELVRLIRDGGSG; from the coding sequence GTGGCGGCAACTGAAAAGGAAAGCCTAAACTCACACCTAGAGCCGGCTCCTGAACCGACCCGGGTGACGGTTACCATCCTCGGAGGGCGTTATCAGCTAAAGGGATCTGATCCCGAGGACTATTTGACCTCATTGGCTCAAAGGTTGGATGAGCGCCTAACCCAGGCGGCCGAAAAATATCCCAACCTGCCGCCTTCGCGGCTGACCATGCTGGTTGCGTTGAACTTATTGGATGAACTAACCAAGCTGCAGCGGGAATACGATGAGTTGGTTCGCCTGATCCGGGATGGTGGCAGTGGGTGA